A region of Pseudomonas marginalis DNA encodes the following proteins:
- a CDS encoding DUF1345 domain-containing protein codes for MPFLARTHPRLSAAAVLGLAVGILAPAATLASKILIGWNAGVWTYLVLMLWLTSRARADDVKRIAEIEDENAGLVLFTVCIAAIASLATITFELVGSKDLATSERLLHYGFTGLTVIGSWLLIGVIFSVHYARLYYTWNGKEPALRFAEGLLTPNYWDFLYFSFTIGVAVQTSDVGVATRGMRKVVLGQSLIGFLFNTAILGFSINIAAGLFG; via the coding sequence ATGCCTTTTCTAGCCCGTACCCACCCTCGCCTCTCCGCCGCCGCTGTGCTCGGCCTTGCCGTCGGCATCCTGGCGCCGGCCGCCACCCTCGCCAGCAAAATCCTCATCGGCTGGAACGCCGGGGTCTGGACCTACCTGGTACTGATGCTGTGGTTGACCAGCCGTGCCAGGGCCGACGATGTGAAGCGCATCGCCGAAATCGAGGACGAAAACGCCGGGCTGGTGCTGTTCACGGTGTGCATCGCCGCCATCGCGAGCCTCGCCACCATCACCTTCGAACTGGTGGGCAGCAAAGACCTGGCCACTTCCGAGCGCCTGCTGCACTACGGGTTTACCGGGCTGACGGTGATCGGTTCATGGCTGTTGATCGGGGTGATTTTCAGCGTGCATTACGCCCGCCTGTATTACACCTGGAACGGCAAGGAACCGGCGTTGCGTTTTGCCGAAGGACTGTTGACGCCGAACTACTGGGACTTCCTGTATTTCTCCTTCACCATCGGCGTGGCGGTGCAAACCTCTGACGTCGGCGTCGCCACCCGCGGCATGCGCAAGGTAGTGCTGGGGCAATCGCTGATCGGTTTTCTGTTCAATACGGCGATCCTGGGGTTCTCGATCAACATCGCCGCCGGGCTGTTCGGCTAG
- a CDS encoding response regulator transcription factor, whose amino-acid sequence MPNILLVEDDAALSELIASYLERNGYHVSVLSRGDHVRERARLDPPDLVILDLMLPGLDGLQVCRLLRADSAGLPILMLTARDDSHDQVLGLEMGADDYVTKPCEPRVLLARVRTLLRRSSLSEPQVANDQILMGNLCIDLSERTVTWREQAVELSSGEYNLLVVLARHAGEVLSRDQILQRLRGIEFNGTDRSVDVAISKLRRKFDDHAGEARKIKTVWGKGYLFSRSEWEC is encoded by the coding sequence ATGCCCAACATCCTCCTGGTGGAAGACGACGCCGCACTCTCCGAGCTGATTGCCAGCTACCTGGAACGCAACGGCTACCACGTCAGTGTGCTCAGCCGTGGCGACCACGTCCGTGAGCGCGCGCGCCTCGACCCGCCGGACCTGGTGATCCTCGACCTGATGCTGCCCGGCCTCGACGGTCTGCAAGTGTGCCGCCTGCTGCGCGCCGACTCGGCGGGCCTGCCGATCCTGATGCTCACCGCCCGCGACGACAGCCACGACCAGGTGCTGGGCCTGGAAATGGGCGCCGACGACTACGTGACCAAACCCTGCGAGCCGCGTGTGCTGCTGGCGCGGGTGCGCACCTTGCTGCGGCGCAGCAGTTTGTCCGAGCCCCAGGTGGCCAATGACCAGATCCTGATGGGCAACCTGTGCATCGACCTGTCGGAACGCACGGTGACCTGGCGCGAACAGGCGGTGGAGTTGTCCAGCGGCGAATACAACCTGCTGGTGGTGCTGGCCCGGCATGCCGGCGAAGTGCTCAGCCGCGACCAGATCCTGCAACGGCTGCGCGGTATCGAGTTCAACGGCACCGACCGTTCGGTGGACGTGGCCATTTCCAAGCTGCGCCGCAAGTTCGACGACCACGCCGGTGAAGCGCGCAAGATCAAGACCGTGTGGGGCAAGGGCTACCTGTTCAGCCGTTCCGAGTGGGAATGCTGA
- a CDS encoding efflux RND transporter permease subunit — protein sequence MPQFFIDRPIFAWVVALFILLAGLLAIPQLPVAQYPNVAPPKVEIYAVYPGASAQTLDESVVSLIEQELNGADHLLYFESQSSLGSATITATFKPGTHPEMAQVDVQNRLKAVEPRLPQAVTQQGLQVEKVSAGFLLLVTLTSSDGKLDDVALSDYLARNVMNELKRLDGVGKAQLYGAERAMRIWIDPQKLIGFNLTPADVNAAISTQNAQVSAGSIGDLPGTRTQEITAAILVKGQLSTPAEFADIVLKANPDGSTVRIGDVARVEVGSQEYQFSTRLNGKPSTAVSVQLAPGANALNTATLVRAKMDELSRYFPANVEYKIPYDTSPFVKVSITKVVYTLLEAMALVFAVMFLFLQNVRYTLIPTLVVPIALMGTFATMLLLGFSINVLTMFGMVLAIGILVDDAIVVVENVERIMVTEGLSPKDATKKAMGQITGAIVGITLVLVAVFLPMAFMAGSVGVIYQQFSLSMATSILFSAFLALTLTPALCATLLKPIAKGEHHAKGGFFGWFNKRFEQLSERYEGWVAYALKRSGRYLLIYLVLLVGLGLMFSRLPSSFLPVEDQGYTITDIQLPPGASKNRTLQVAEQIEAHNAGEPGVGDTTMIMGFSFSGSGQNAALAFTTLKDWSQRGSDDSAASIADRANMAFSELKDAIAYAVLPPPVDGLGTSSGFEFRLQDRGGVGHAALMAARTELLDAAGKSPILANVRESALAEAPQVQLEVDRKQANALGVSFADVGNVLSSAIGSAYINDFPNQGRMQRVVVQAEGDQRSQVADLMKIHVRNKDGKMVPLSAFVEAKWTQGPAQLTRYNGYPAIAISGEAAPGHSTGEAMEEIQRLVSQLPAGLGQEWTGLSLQERLSGSQAPILLGLSLLIVFLCLAALYESWSIPTSVLLVVPLGVLGAVLAVTLRGMPNDVFFKVGLITIIGLSAKNAILIIEFAKDLYDQGEDLIDATLKAARLRLRPIIMTSLAFILGVVPLAIATGASSASQQAIGTGVIGGMITATLAVVFVPVFFVVVMKLVRKKR from the coding sequence ATGCCGCAGTTCTTTATTGACCGCCCGATCTTCGCCTGGGTGGTCGCCCTGTTTATCCTGCTGGCCGGCTTGCTGGCCATCCCGCAGTTGCCGGTGGCCCAGTACCCCAACGTCGCGCCGCCGAAGGTGGAAATCTACGCGGTGTACCCGGGCGCCTCGGCCCAGACCCTGGATGAAAGCGTGGTCAGCCTGATCGAGCAGGAGCTCAACGGTGCCGATCACCTGCTGTATTTCGAATCCCAGAGCAGCCTCGGCTCGGCAACGATTACCGCCACGTTCAAGCCCGGCACCCACCCGGAAATGGCCCAGGTCGATGTGCAAAACCGTCTCAAGGCGGTGGAGCCGCGCCTGCCCCAGGCCGTGACCCAGCAAGGTTTGCAGGTGGAGAAAGTCTCCGCCGGCTTCCTGCTGCTGGTCACCCTCACCTCCAGCGACGGCAAGCTCGACGACGTGGCGCTCAGCGATTACCTGGCGCGCAACGTGATGAACGAGCTCAAGCGCCTGGACGGGGTGGGCAAGGCCCAGTTGTACGGTGCCGAACGCGCCATGCGCATCTGGATCGACCCGCAGAAACTGATCGGCTTCAACCTCACGCCGGCCGACGTGAATGCGGCGATCAGCACACAGAACGCCCAGGTTTCGGCCGGCAGTATCGGTGACTTGCCGGGTACCAGGACCCAGGAAATCACCGCCGCGATCCTGGTCAAGGGCCAGCTGTCCACGCCGGCGGAATTCGCCGATATCGTGCTCAAGGCCAACCCGGACGGCTCCACCGTGCGCATCGGCGATGTGGCGCGGGTAGAAGTGGGCAGCCAGGAATACCAGTTCTCCACGCGCCTGAACGGCAAGCCGTCCACCGCCGTCAGCGTGCAACTGGCGCCGGGGGCCAATGCGCTGAACACCGCGACCCTGGTACGGGCGAAGATGGACGAGCTGTCGCGCTACTTCCCGGCCAATGTGGAGTACAAGATCCCGTACGACACCTCGCCGTTCGTCAAGGTCTCGATCACCAAGGTGGTCTACACCCTGCTCGAAGCCATGGCCCTGGTGTTCGCGGTGATGTTCCTGTTCCTGCAGAACGTGCGCTACACCCTGATCCCGACGCTGGTGGTGCCGATCGCGCTGATGGGCACCTTCGCCACCATGCTGTTGCTGGGCTTCTCGATCAACGTGCTGACCATGTTCGGCATGGTGTTGGCCATCGGCATCCTGGTGGATGACGCCATCGTGGTGGTGGAGAACGTCGAACGGATCATGGTCACCGAGGGGCTGTCGCCCAAGGACGCGACGAAGAAAGCCATGGGCCAGATCACCGGCGCCATCGTCGGCATTACCCTGGTGCTGGTCGCGGTATTCCTGCCGATGGCGTTCATGGCCGGCTCGGTGGGGGTGATCTACCAGCAGTTCTCGTTGTCGATGGCCACCTCGATCCTGTTCTCGGCCTTCCTCGCCTTGACCTTGACCCCAGCCCTGTGCGCCACGCTGCTCAAGCCGATTGCCAAGGGCGAGCACCATGCCAAGGGCGGGTTCTTCGGCTGGTTCAACAAGCGCTTCGAGCAACTCAGCGAGCGTTACGAAGGCTGGGTCGCCTATGCCCTCAAGCGCAGCGGCCGTTACCTGCTGATCTACCTGGTGCTGTTGGTGGGCCTGGGGCTGATGTTCAGCCGCCTGCCCTCCTCGTTCCTGCCGGTGGAAGACCAGGGCTACACCATCACCGACATCCAGCTGCCGCCCGGCGCGAGCAAGAACCGCACGCTGCAGGTGGCCGAACAGATCGAAGCGCATAACGCCGGCGAGCCTGGGGTGGGCGACACCACCATGATCATGGGCTTCAGCTTCTCCGGTTCCGGGCAAAACGCGGCGTTGGCGTTTACCACGCTCAAGGATTGGTCGCAACGCGGCAGCGATGACTCCGCCGCCTCGATTGCCGACCGCGCCAACATGGCCTTCAGCGAGCTCAAGGACGCGATCGCCTATGCGGTCCTGCCGCCTCCCGTGGATGGCCTGGGCACCTCCAGCGGTTTCGAGTTCCGCCTGCAGGACCGCGGCGGTGTAGGCCACGCAGCCTTGATGGCGGCACGTACCGAACTGCTCGACGCCGCCGGAAAAAGCCCGATCCTGGCCAACGTGCGCGAAAGCGCCCTGGCCGAGGCGCCGCAAGTGCAGTTGGAAGTCGACCGCAAACAGGCCAACGCGCTGGGCGTCTCGTTTGCGGATGTGGGCAATGTGCTGTCTTCGGCCATCGGTTCGGCCTATATCAACGACTTCCCCAACCAGGGCCGCATGCAGCGCGTGGTGGTGCAGGCTGAAGGTGACCAGCGCAGCCAGGTGGCGGATTTGATGAAGATCCACGTTCGCAACAAGGATGGAAAGATGGTACCGCTGTCGGCGTTTGTCGAAGCCAAATGGACCCAGGGCCCGGCGCAACTGACGCGGTATAACGGCTACCCTGCCATCGCCATTTCCGGCGAGGCCGCACCCGGCCACAGCACCGGCGAGGCGATGGAGGAAATCCAGCGCCTGGTCAGCCAATTGCCGGCAGGCCTGGGCCAGGAGTGGACTGGGTTGTCGCTGCAGGAACGTTTGTCCGGCTCACAGGCGCCGATACTGTTGGGGCTGTCGCTGCTGATCGTGTTCCTGTGCCTGGCGGCGCTGTATGAAAGCTGGTCGATCCCGACGTCGGTGTTGCTGGTGGTGCCGTTGGGCGTGCTCGGCGCGGTGCTGGCGGTGACCTTGCGGGGCATGCCCAACGATGTGTTTTTCAAGGTCGGCCTGATCACCATCATCGGCTTGTCGGCGAAGAACGCGATCCTGATCATCGAGTTCGCCAAGGACCTGTATGACCAGGGCGAAGACCTCATCGACGCCACCCTGAAAGCCGCACGACTCCGGTTGCGCCCGATCATCATGACGTCGCTGGCGTTTATCCTCGGCGTGGTGCCCTTGGCGATTGCCACCGGTGCCAGTTCGGCGAGCCAGCAGGCGATTGGTACCGGGGTAATCGGCGGGATGATCACCGCGACCCTGGCGGTGGTATTTGTGCCGGTGTTCTTTGTGGTGGTCATGAAGCTGGTGCGCAAAAAGCGCTAA
- a CDS encoding LysE family translocator — protein sequence MPSTFLPFLLFAFVASITPGPTNILVLSNSARHGLRAAVPIILGACAGAAGIVLAVGSGIGESLVHLPQVQTAMQWIGIAWLSYLAWQIFSAPAQAIDTDAPQKRLGLLGAASLQLVNPKTWMMALAVVSVFAGQGEGREARVLALSLVFFAVSLPCLGMWALLGAGSARLVGSAKAMQRFNRCMAILLLASAWLGMWHPA from the coding sequence ATGCCATCCACCTTCCTGCCCTTCCTGTTATTCGCCTTCGTTGCCTCCATCACCCCCGGGCCCACCAATATCCTCGTACTCAGCAACAGCGCGCGTCATGGGCTGCGGGCAGCCGTACCGATCATCCTCGGGGCGTGCGCCGGTGCGGCGGGGATCGTGCTGGCGGTCGGTTCAGGCATCGGCGAATCACTGGTCCATCTGCCGCAAGTGCAAACCGCCATGCAATGGATCGGTATCGCCTGGCTGAGTTACCTCGCCTGGCAGATATTCAGCGCGCCGGCCCAGGCCATTGACACCGATGCCCCACAGAAACGCCTGGGCCTGCTCGGTGCGGCCAGCCTGCAACTGGTCAATCCGAAGACGTGGATGATGGCGTTGGCGGTGGTCAGTGTGTTTGCCGGGCAGGGAGAGGGGCGTGAGGCGCGGGTGTTGGCCTTGTCCCTGGTGTTTTTTGCGGTTTCCCTGCCATGTCTTGGGATGTGGGCGTTGCTGGGCGCAGGCTCCGCCCGCTTAGTGGGGTCGGCCAAGGCCATGCAACGCTTCAATCGATGCATGGCGATCCTATTGCTGGCGTCTGCCTGGCTGGGGATGTGGCACCCGGCGTAG
- a CDS encoding ATP-binding protein yields MFRVLLRLYLITIVTYSAAIFLIPKLVIQLFEHRYLDYNVEQSRGMQKLIVKQYLRAPVERWSQVTEQLGSDFAPLKVQLLLRQDASYTTQEAKLLEQGNPVIHLGEFGWMEDISSPLNEQFVVKLTIPPDPLDMNLLYWSMNVLIGAALLACLLFWLRPHWRDLERLKSTATQLGKGNLAERTHIPPSSNIGSLASVFDTMADDIEHLLNQQRDLLNAVSHELRTPLTRLDFGLALALSEDLPEASRERLHGLVAHIRELDELVLELLSYSRLQNPTQLPERVEVVLDEFIDSVLGSVDDELENPEIVIDVALDCAVERFSLDPRLTARALQNLLRNATRYCDKRIQVGVKVCAKGCEIWVDDDGIGIPLDQRERIFEPFYRLDRSRDRSTGGFGLGLAISRRALEAQGGTLTALASPLGGARFRVWLPTAAD; encoded by the coding sequence ATGTTTCGTGTGCTGCTACGTCTTTACCTGATCACCATCGTCACCTACAGCGCGGCGATCTTCCTGATTCCCAAGCTGGTGATCCAACTGTTCGAACACCGCTACCTGGACTACAACGTCGAGCAGTCACGGGGCATGCAGAAGCTGATCGTCAAGCAGTACCTGCGCGCGCCGGTGGAGCGCTGGTCCCAGGTGACCGAGCAACTGGGCAGTGACTTCGCGCCCCTCAAAGTGCAATTGCTGTTGCGCCAGGACGCGAGCTACACCACGCAGGAAGCCAAACTGCTGGAGCAGGGCAACCCCGTGATTCACCTGGGGGAGTTTGGCTGGATGGAGGACATCAGCTCGCCGCTCAACGAGCAGTTCGTGGTCAAGCTGACCATTCCGCCAGACCCGCTGGACATGAACCTGTTGTACTGGTCGATGAACGTGCTGATCGGTGCGGCGTTGCTGGCCTGCCTGCTGTTCTGGCTGCGTCCGCACTGGCGCGATCTCGAACGCCTGAAAAGTACCGCCACGCAACTGGGCAAGGGCAACCTGGCCGAGCGCACGCACATTCCGCCCAGCTCCAATATCGGCAGCCTGGCGTCGGTGTTCGACACCATGGCCGACGACATCGAACACCTGCTCAACCAGCAACGCGACCTGCTCAACGCGGTCTCCCACGAACTGCGCACACCCCTTACACGCCTGGATTTCGGCCTGGCCCTGGCGCTGTCGGAGGACTTGCCGGAGGCCAGTCGCGAGCGCCTGCATGGCCTGGTTGCGCATATTCGCGAGCTGGATGAATTGGTGCTGGAGTTGCTGTCCTACAGTCGCCTGCAAAACCCGACGCAATTGCCCGAGCGTGTGGAGGTGGTGCTCGATGAATTTATCGACAGCGTGTTGGGCAGCGTCGATGACGAGCTGGAAAACCCCGAGATCGTCATCGATGTGGCACTCGACTGCGCTGTGGAACGCTTCAGCCTCGACCCGCGCCTCACCGCCCGTGCCTTGCAGAACCTGTTGCGCAATGCCACGCGTTACTGCGACAAGCGCATTCAGGTGGGCGTCAAGGTCTGCGCCAAAGGCTGTGAAATCTGGGTGGATGACGATGGCATCGGCATTCCGCTGGACCAGCGCGAGCGTATCTTCGAGCCCTTTTACCGCCTCGACCGCAGCCGCGACCGCTCCACCGGTGGCTTTGGCCTGGGCCTGGCCATCAGCCGGCGAGCCCTCGAGGCCCAAGGTGGCACCCTGACCGCACTGGCCTCGCCGTTGGGCGGCGCACGGTTCCGGGTGTGGTTGCCCACGGCTGCCGATTAG
- a CDS encoding autotransporter outer membrane beta-barrel domain-containing protein, with protein sequence MQVPSVVTLLFLAPGAHARLIENGTETIDHDAYIDTFELQNATLNVIDGRTLDVYANASSLNVSQNSLIMGTVVAQGGSNVNVGASRVTASGAFQTGITLLSSTAQINDSVISSADYHGMVVGKFTTSTQASTATANGSVIVGATGGAAVTGGSLLETVNSQVVGTGADSFGLSLQSATARAYQSNITGGRNGVEMSYDRYAPGANTLLLDQTHVTGVTGAALLVQGARGQGAMADIVVRNGSTLTGGNGHLLEVKGNSTANMRVENSRLQGDVIVESGSQAHLKLNDRASLIGRMENVSSLEVGDESLWIMTGHSQVGDLRLADGVVKFGDDDAFYRLDLERLSGQGTFAMGTDFARGLTDFLNISGEATGHHGLLLASSGAEPGNPGAVHIVHTGGGDAQFELLGGAVDVGAWSYGLKQEGNDWFLDPNNRIVSPGTRSVLALFNTAPTVWYGEMTSLRSRMGDLRYSGVEAGGWLRAYGNKYEISGGDGGAYDQNQRGFSLGADTPVGDGQWLLGVMAGHSTSDLDLSRGTSGTVQSYYAGLYATWLDEESGYYLDGVVKANRLNNNAKVGLSDGKQTKGNYSTNALGASVEVGRHIKLDDDFFVEPFAQASVVTVQGKSYRLDNGLKAKNDHTDSVLGKLGVTVGRDFVLDDGSVLQPYLRAGVAHEFVKNNKVMVNNQTFDNNLSGSRIEVGAGFSVSLSQNLQVHADFDYGQGKHVDQPWGANVGVRYNW encoded by the coding sequence ATGCAGGTGCCGTCTGTTGTAACGTTATTGTTTCTGGCACCTGGGGCCCATGCCAGGCTCATCGAGAATGGCACTGAAACCATTGACCATGACGCCTATATCGATACGTTTGAGCTGCAAAATGCCACGCTCAACGTAATAGACGGACGGACACTGGACGTTTATGCCAATGCTTCGAGCCTGAATGTCAGCCAGAACAGCTTGATCATGGGCACTGTCGTCGCCCAGGGCGGCTCGAATGTGAATGTAGGCGCCAGTCGCGTCACCGCTTCCGGCGCGTTCCAGACCGGCATCACTTTGCTCAGCAGCACAGCACAGATCAACGACAGTGTGATTTCCAGTGCTGACTACCATGGGATGGTGGTCGGTAAATTTACCACCTCAACCCAGGCGTCCACGGCAACCGCAAACGGCAGTGTCATCGTGGGCGCAACCGGTGGTGCCGCCGTTACCGGCGGTAGCCTGCTGGAAACCGTAAATAGCCAGGTAGTCGGTACCGGCGCGGACAGTTTCGGGTTGAGCCTGCAGAGCGCCACGGCGCGTGCCTATCAAAGCAACATCACTGGTGGGCGCAACGGCGTGGAAATGTCTTATGACCGATATGCGCCGGGGGCCAATACGCTGCTTCTGGACCAAACCCACGTGACCGGCGTCACCGGTGCTGCGCTGCTGGTACAGGGGGCCAGGGGCCAGGGCGCCATGGCGGATATTGTGGTACGCAATGGCTCGACCCTTACCGGCGGCAATGGCCATTTGCTGGAAGTAAAAGGCAACTCCACGGCGAACATGAGGGTCGAGAACAGCCGGCTTCAAGGTGATGTCATTGTCGAGTCCGGCAGCCAGGCTCATCTCAAGCTTAATGATCGGGCCTCATTGATCGGCCGCATGGAGAATGTTTCATCCTTGGAAGTAGGTGATGAGTCCCTGTGGATCATGACCGGCCATAGTCAGGTCGGTGATCTGAGACTGGCCGACGGCGTGGTCAAGTTCGGCGACGATGACGCTTTTTATCGGTTGGACCTGGAGCGCCTGTCGGGCCAGGGCACCTTTGCGATGGGCACTGATTTTGCCCGGGGCCTGACTGACTTTTTGAATATCAGCGGTGAGGCCACCGGTCATCATGGCCTGTTGCTCGCCAGTAGCGGTGCAGAGCCCGGCAATCCTGGCGCGGTGCATATCGTCCATACCGGTGGCGGTGACGCGCAGTTCGAGTTGCTGGGCGGGGCGGTGGACGTTGGGGCCTGGTCTTATGGACTCAAGCAGGAAGGCAACGATTGGTTCCTCGACCCGAACAATCGTATCGTCAGCCCAGGTACCCGCTCGGTACTGGCGTTGTTCAATACGGCGCCGACCGTGTGGTATGGCGAAATGACCTCCCTGCGCAGCCGCATGGGAGACCTTCGCTATAGCGGTGTCGAAGCCGGCGGTTGGCTGCGTGCCTACGGCAATAAGTACGAAATCAGCGGTGGGGACGGCGGAGCCTACGATCAAAACCAGCGCGGTTTCTCTCTGGGTGCCGATACACCGGTAGGCGACGGGCAATGGTTGCTGGGGGTGATGGCCGGTCACAGTACTTCCGACCTGGATCTCAGCCGGGGTACCTCGGGTACGGTGCAGAGTTACTACGCGGGCCTGTATGCCACCTGGCTGGATGAAGAGAGCGGGTATTACCTGGATGGGGTGGTCAAGGCCAACCGCCTGAACAACAATGCCAAGGTCGGTTTGAGTGACGGCAAGCAAACCAAAGGTAACTACAGCACCAATGCGCTGGGTGCGTCCGTGGAGGTCGGTCGTCATATCAAACTCGACGATGACTTCTTTGTCGAACCGTTCGCCCAGGCCTCCGTGGTGACGGTACAAGGCAAGAGTTATCGCCTGGACAACGGCCTGAAAGCCAAGAACGATCACACCGACTCGGTACTGGGCAAGTTGGGCGTAACGGTGGGGCGTGACTTCGTACTGGACGATGGCAGCGTGCTTCAGCCGTACTTGCGCGCCGGCGTGGCCCATGAATTTGTCAAGAACAACAAAGTCATGGTCAACAACCAGACTTTCGACAATAACCTCTCAGGTTCCCGCATCGAAGTGGGGGCGGGGTTCTCGGTCTCGTTGTCCCAGAACCTGCAGGTGCATGCCGACTTCGACTACGGCCAGGGCAAACATGTTGATCAACCGTGGGGGGCGAATGTCGGCGTGCGCTATAACTGGTAA
- a CDS encoding efflux RND transporter periplasmic adaptor subunit — MSKNLFAPFCLLALMLALSACDQSADEAPQMPLAKVRIETLEAKPLSITSELSGRIAAPRIAEVRARVAGVVMQRVFKEGHDVKQGDVLFRIDPAPFKADLDSAQANLSKAEANAFQARLQEQRYSQLVEGNAISGQDYDNARANLRQTNAEVAANKAAVERARLNLGYATVTAPISGRIGRALVTEGALVGQNEATPLAIIQQLDPIHADLTQSTRELNDLRRAFRAGSLKQVGQDQAKATLIQDDGSLYPLPGKLLFAEISVDPGTGQIILRSEFPNPDLDLLPGSFVRVRLEQAVDKQGISVPQRAITRDSAGIPMVLLLDAEQTVSQQPVELGAVIDDRWVVSHGLKPGDRIVVEGLQHARPGEKVEVDDSPTPVAQASGQ, encoded by the coding sequence ATGTCGAAGAATCTGTTTGCGCCATTTTGCCTGTTGGCCCTGATGCTGGCCCTGAGTGCCTGTGACCAATCGGCCGACGAAGCGCCGCAAATGCCCCTGGCCAAAGTGCGCATCGAAACCCTTGAGGCCAAGCCCCTCTCCATCACCAGCGAATTGAGCGGACGCATCGCCGCGCCACGCATTGCCGAAGTGCGCGCACGGGTGGCCGGGGTGGTGATGCAACGGGTCTTCAAGGAAGGCCATGACGTCAAACAGGGCGACGTGTTGTTTCGCATCGATCCGGCACCGTTCAAGGCTGACCTGGACAGCGCCCAGGCCAACCTGAGCAAGGCCGAGGCCAATGCGTTCCAGGCGCGCCTGCAGGAGCAGCGCTACAGCCAACTGGTGGAAGGCAATGCCATCAGCGGCCAGGACTACGACAACGCCCGCGCCAACCTGCGCCAGACCAACGCCGAAGTCGCCGCCAACAAGGCCGCCGTCGAGCGCGCCAGGTTGAACCTGGGCTATGCCACCGTGACCGCGCCGATTTCCGGACGCATCGGCCGCGCCCTGGTGACCGAAGGGGCACTGGTAGGCCAGAACGAAGCCACGCCCCTGGCGATCATCCAGCAACTGGACCCGATCCACGCCGACCTCACCCAGTCCACCCGCGAGCTCAACGACCTGCGCCGCGCCTTCCGCGCCGGCAGCTTGAAGCAGGTCGGCCAGGACCAGGCCAAGGCCACGTTGATCCAGGACGACGGCAGCCTCTACCCGCTGCCGGGCAAGTTGCTGTTCGCCGAGATCAGCGTCGACCCGGGCACCGGGCAGATCATCCTGCGCAGCGAGTTCCCCAACCCGGACCTCGACCTGTTGCCCGGCAGCTTCGTGCGGGTACGCCTGGAGCAAGCCGTCGACAAACAAGGCATCAGCGTGCCGCAACGCGCCATCACCCGCGACAGCGCCGGCATCCCCATGGTGCTGCTGCTCGACGCCGAGCAGACCGTCAGCCAGCAGCCGGTGGAACTGGGTGCGGTGATCGACGACCGCTGGGTGGTCAGCCATGGCCTCAAGCCCGGCGACCGTATCGTCGTCGAAGGCCTGCAGCACGCGCGCCCCGGTGAAAAAGTCGAGGTCGATGACAGCCCCACACCCGTTGCCCAGGCTTCCGGCCAATAA
- a CDS encoding AraC family transcriptional regulator: MAAHNWIDLSQDADTGIETLRAHFEGHAYDPHWHDSYLVGVTEQGVQQFNCRRARHNSVPGQVFLVEPGELHDGDAPTPDGFTYHMLYLDPQWLAREVSAVFEEAPPHSQLSFATTLTSDPRLALVTSQAFQTLHSGELRIVRQRAMDQLLEHLTGQLYWRSRYREDPRLPQVAHKAREYLHAHLHHDVGMDELALACGVDRFRLSRAFKSAFGLPPHAYLVQLRLARARHALARGEQPADVAMALGFADQSHLGRWFVRAYGLTPAAYRKRCSNLPDR; encoded by the coding sequence ATGGCTGCGCATAATTGGATCGATCTGTCCCAGGACGCCGACACCGGCATCGAGACCCTGCGCGCGCATTTCGAGGGTCACGCCTATGACCCCCACTGGCATGACAGCTATCTGGTCGGCGTCACCGAACAAGGCGTGCAGCAGTTCAACTGTCGCCGCGCCCGCCACAACAGCGTGCCCGGCCAGGTGTTCCTGGTGGAGCCCGGTGAATTGCATGACGGCGACGCGCCCACGCCGGACGGCTTTACCTACCACATGCTGTACCTCGACCCGCAGTGGCTGGCGCGAGAAGTGAGTGCGGTGTTCGAAGAGGCGCCGCCCCATAGTCAATTGAGCTTCGCCACCACCTTGACCAGCGACCCGCGCCTGGCTCTGGTCACCAGCCAGGCCTTCCAGACGCTGCACAGCGGTGAACTGCGCATCGTGCGCCAGCGCGCCATGGACCAATTGCTCGAACACCTCACCGGCCAACTGTATTGGCGCAGCCGTTACCGTGAAGACCCACGCCTGCCGCAGGTGGCTCACAAGGCCCGGGAGTACCTGCACGCCCACCTGCATCACGATGTCGGCATGGACGAACTGGCCCTGGCCTGTGGCGTCGACCGCTTCCGCCTGAGCCGCGCGTTCAAGAGCGCCTTTGGGTTGCCGCCCCACGCTTACCTGGTGCAATTGCGCCTGGCCCGCGCCCGGCACGCGTTGGCCAGGGGCGAGCAACCGGCCGACGTAGCGATGGCCCTGGGTTTTGCCGATCAAAGTCACCTGGGCCGCTGGTTCGTGCGCGCCTATGGACTGACACCGGCGGCCTACCGCAAGCGCTGCTCAAACCTTCCAGACAGGTAA